The following proteins come from a genomic window of Populus nigra chromosome 6, ddPopNigr1.1, whole genome shotgun sequence:
- the LOC133697309 gene encoding uncharacterized protein LOC133697309 — MTMIEKLETKSDRGRSKKGREARKEESVAENSTDEAEDDLNRGSGFRRHRGERYENRPRRGHIRPHRDFEYRGDFDDLEKKVKLVAVEFTNYVMVWWERLVVERRRNKERPGSKSVKEYQKELEVAMIRANVNEDEEVTMSKFLNGLNRDITNVVKLQSYVELEELVHLAIKVERQLKRKGSTQPEAYSGSSSSWKLNYKREGSVSLKPLVTYKVVEPTSVKKQCANRRVMILKDDGEIVSTSEESVFDDMPPLENSSDLEYAVGDKVLVIRRVNRQVMISFSVGKYKDEVLCDVVLMHATHMLLGRPWQFDRKAKHDGFRNRHSLKKDGRIYTLAPPTPKQVIVKVLSQEFEDVFPEKIPSGLPPIRGIEHQIDFVQGAFIPNRSAYRSNPKESKELQRQVEELMLKGYIRESMSPYAVPVLFIPKKDKTWQICVDCKAINNITVKYQHPIHRLDDMLDELHGSKMFSKIDLKSEYHQIRMKEGDGWKTAFKTKYGLYEWLVMLFGLTNAPSTFMRLMNHVLRAFIGKFVVVYFNDILISNKKFDEHMDHLRQVFDVLKKELLYANLKKSVTFE; from the exons ATGACTATGATTGAAAAATTAGAGACTAAGTCTGATAGGGGACGTAGTAAAAAGGGTAGAGAAGCTAGGAAGGAGGAGAGTGTTGCTGAAAACTCTACAGATGAAGCCGAGGATGATCTTAATCGTGGTAGTGGGTTCCGTAGACATAGGGGAGAGAGGTATGAGAACCGGCCAAGGAGGGGACATATTCGGCCACATAGGGATTTTGAGTATAGAGgggattttgatgatttgg AAAAGAAGGTTAAGTTAGTTGCAGTGGAGTTTACTAATTATGTCATGGTTTGGTGGGAGAGATTGGTggtagaaagaagaaggaataaaGAAAGACCA GGTAGTAAGAGCGTGAAGGAGTATCAGAAAGAATTAGAGGTGGCTATGATTAGAGCTAATGTTAATGAAGATGAGGAAGTTACTATGTCTAAGTTTTTGAATGGCTTGAATAGAGACATAACTAATGTTGTTAAGTTGCAATCTTATGTTGAATTGGAAGAGTTAGTGCATTTGGCCATTAAGGTTGAAAGacaattgaaaaggaaaggtAGTACACAACCTGAAGCTTATTCGGGGTCTTCTTCAAGTTGGAAGTTGAATTATAAGAGAGAGGGTAGTGTGTCATTAAAGCCCTTAGTGACTTATAAAGTTGTCGAACCTACCTCCGTGAAGAAGCAG TGTGCAAATCGTCGAGTTATGATTCTAAAGGATGATGGAGAGATTGTGTCCACTAGTGAGGAATCTGTTTTTGATGACATGCCACCACTTGAGAATTCTAGTGATTTAGAGTATGCTGTTGGTGATAAAGTTTTGGTGATTAGAAG GGTGAATAGAcaggtgatgatttctttttcagtagGCAAGTATAAGGATGAAGTGTTATGTGATGTTGTGCTTATGCATGCTACTCATATGTTATTAGGGAGGCCTTGgcaatttgatagaaaagccAAGCATGATGGGTTTAGGAATAGGCATTCATTAAAGAAGGATGGTAGAATTTATACACTTGCCCCACCAACACCAAAGCAAGT TATTGTTAAAGTTCTTTCCCAGGAATTTGAAGATGTCTTTCCCGAAAAGATTCCTAGTGGCTTACCGCCAATTAGGGGAATTGAACATCAAATCGACTTTGTTCAAGGAGCATTTATACCAAATAGGTCGGCATATAGGAGCAATCCTAAAGAGTCTAAGGAACTCCAACGGCAAGTGGAGGAGTTGATGTTGAAAGGATACATTCGTGAGAGCATGAGTCCTTATGCAGTTCCCGTGCTTTTTATCCCAAAGAAAGATAAGACTTGGCAAATATGTGTCGATTGCAAGGCTATCAATAACATCACTGTAAAGTATCAACATCCTATTCACAGATTAGATGATATGTTGGATGAATTGCATGGTTCTAAAATGTTTtcgaaaattgatttaaaaagtgagtatcatcaaattaggatgaaagaaggGGATGGATGGAAAActgcttttaaaactaaatatggtttgtatgagtGGTTAGTTATGCTTTTTGGACTTACTAATGCACCTAGTACttttatgagattgatgaatcatgtTTTGCGTGCTTTCATTGGTAAGTTTGTAGTTGTCTActttaatgatattttgatttcCAATAAGAAGTTTGATGAGCATATGGATCATTTGAGACAAGTTTTTGATGTGCTTAAAAAAGAGTTATTATatgctaatttgaaaaaaagtgTGACTTTTGAATAg